One genomic window of Branchiostoma floridae strain S238N-H82 chromosome 4, Bfl_VNyyK, whole genome shotgun sequence includes the following:
- the LOC118413237 gene encoding protein YIF1B-like isoform X2 produces MDIPSGYVRQPAEQRRRQPRPDYGGGPTPLFDDTSSPSDPATYQGQQQGQGPFYGGMGGQQILSDPMANMAMQYGSSLATQGKDVMEKHIDRFISISKLKYYFAVDTTYVGKKLMLLLFPYMHSNWSIRYNKEEPVAPRYEINAPDLYIPVMAFVTYILVAGYCLGTQNSFSPELLGMQASSALVWLILEIVVITMAMYILSVATDIKTFDLLAFCGYKYVGMIGVLLGGMLFGSMGYYLALAWCSASMFFFLLRTLRLVILPDASHDMANSGGNKSRTYLVLAIAVLQPIFMCWLTRHLLPSQN; encoded by the exons ATGGACATACCGAGCGGTTATGTAAGACAGC CGGCGGAGCAGAGGCGACGCCAGCCCAGACCGGACTACGGCGGCGGGCCCACCCCGCTGTTCGACGACACCAGTTCTCCCAGCGACCCCGCGACCTACCAGGGCCAGCAGCAGGGCCAGGGACCGTTCTACGGGGGGATGGGGGGGCAACAGATCCTGTCGGACCCGATGGCCAACATGGCCATGCAGTACGGGAGTTCCCTCGCCACACAGGGGAAGGACGTCATGGAGAAACAT ATTGACAGATTCATCTCCATATCCAAGTTGAAGTACTACTTTGCTGTGGACACCACGTACGTCGGAAAGAAGTTGATGCTCCTGTTGTTTCCCTACATGCACTCG AACTGGTCCATAAGATACAACAAGGAGGAACCTGTAGCACCTCGATATGAAATCAACGCCCCAGACCTATACATACCAG TCATGGCATTTGTGACTTACATTCTGGTTGCTGGATACTGTCTAGGAACACAAAACAG TTTCTCTCCAGAGTTGCTGGGCATGCAGGCCAGTTCTGCCCTGGTGTGGCTCATCCTGGAGATAGTGGTCATCACCATGGCCATGTACATCTTGAGCGTGGCCACAGACATCAAGACATTCGACCTGCTGGCCTTCTGTGGATATAAATATGTAGG gaTGATTGGTGTTTTGCTAGGAGGAATGTTGTTTGGCTCAATGGGTTATTACCTGGCCCTGGCATGGTGCAGCGCTAGTATGTTCTTCTTTTTG TTACGAACGCTGCGGTTGGTCATCTTGCCGGACGCGTCGCACGACATGGCGAACAGCGGAGGGAACAAGAGCAGAACGTATCTGGTGCTGGCCATCGCCGTGCTCCAACCAATCTTCATGTGCTGGCTGACCAGGCATCTCCTCCCCAGTCAAAACTGA
- the LOC118413236 gene encoding pre-mRNA-splicing factor SLU7-like — translation MESELTTEEQSEQKISKREDWKKKKELEEARKAGTAPAEVDEEGKDINPHIPQYIASAPWYYYGRDGEKLPTLKHQRPQPEKQLSFSDPDKWFKRGVKTGPVATKFRKGACANCGSMTHKKKDCFERPRKVGAKFTGDKIAPDEHMQPDLSFDYDGKRDRWNGFNPEEYQAVIDEYSKVEMAKRQLKEQKMTEDLLAGRISQDRRDEDLEEDSMRREGDSDEEDDEDKYADNIDMAGQKFDSKRRITVRNLRIREDTAKYLLNLDPNSAYYDPKTRSMRENPYKNKHLEEVSYAGDNFVRQTGDTVKMAQEQLFAWEASGKGTDVHLQADPTKLELLHKEFKVKKDDFKQNQKGSILEKYGGAEHLEAPPKQLLLAQTEDYVEYSRHGTVLKGQEKAVTKSKYEEDVLINNHTAIWGSYWRDGRWGYRCCHSFVKMSYCTGEAGKQVAQMEMADMELRNFGEEQEEEDEEEAPKSLLEQHQEELKKNKKKKKKERLDAEEKEKRDKEKKLKKALKAEEERDRSYQEIMKLDERKRPYNSLAADSHEVTEEELEAFRIKRANYDDPMKNMLGNN, via the exons ATGGAGTCGGAACTAACGACAGAGGAACAGTCCGAGCAGAAAATCAGCAAACGCGAGgattggaagaagaagaaagagctaGAGGAGGCCCGAAAAGCGGGAACAGCACCCGCAGAAGTCGATGAAGAGGGAAA GGACATCAACCCCCATATCCCACAGTACATCGCCTCTGCACCATGGTACTATTACGGCAGGGATGGAGAGAAACTCCCCACCCTCAAACATCAGAGGCCACAGCCTGAGAAACAGCTGTCCTTCAGCGACCCGGACAAATGGTTCAAACGGGGAGTCAAAACG GGCCCTGTTGCTACAAAGTTCCGGAAGGGAGCCTGTGCAAACTGTGGCTCCATGACACACAAGAAGAAAGACTGTTTTGAG AGACCGCGTAAGGTCGGAGCAAAGTTCACAGGCGACAAGATCGCGCCCGACGAACACATGCAGCCGGACTTGTCCTTCGACTACGACGGGAAGCGCGACCGTTGGAATGGCTTCAACCCTGAGGAGTACCAAGCTGTGATTGACGAGTACTCGAAAGTAGAAATG GCCAAACGACAGCTGAAAGAGCAGAAGATGACAGAGGACCTGCTAGCTGGGAGGATCAGCCAAGATAGG AGAGATGAAGATCTTGAGGAAGACAGCATG AGAAGAGAGGGAGATAGTGAtgaggaagatgatgaagacAAGTATGCAGACAACATCGACATGGCCGGGCAGAAGTTTGACTCCAAGAGAAGAATCACAGTGAGAAACCTGCGTATCCGAGAGGATACAGCGAAG TATCTGCTGAACCTTGACCCCAACTCGGCGTACTACGACCCCAAAACTCGCTCCATGAGGGAGAACCCATACAAGAACAAGCACCTCGAGGA GGTGTCGTATGCTGGGGACAACTTTGTTCGGCAGACAGGAGACACAGTTAAGATGGCACAGGAGCAGT TATTTGCATGGGAGgcgtcaggaaaaggtacagACGTGCACCTGCAGGCCGACCCCACCAAACTGGAGCTGCTACACAAGGAGTTCAAGGTCAAGAAGGATGACTTCAAGCAGAACCAGAAGGGCAGCATCTTAGAGAAG TATGGAGGTGCAGAACATCTGGAAGCTCCACCTAAGCAGCTCCTCCTGGCTCAAACT GAGGACTATGTAGAATACTCCAGACATGGGACTGTGCTGAAGGGACAGGAGAAGGCTGTGACCAAGTCCAAGTATGAAGAGGATGTGCTGATCAACAACCACACA GCCATCTGGGGCTCGTACTGGCGAGACGGCAGGTGGGGCTACAGGTGCTGTCACTCATTCGTCAAGATGTCCTACTGTACTGGGGAGGCTGGCaagcaggtggcacag ATGGAGATGGCAGACATGGAGCTGCGGAACTTTGGAgaggaacaagaagaagaagatgaagaagaggcACCAAAATCACTGCTTGAG CAACACCAGGAAGagctgaagaaaaacaagaagaagaagaaaaaggagcGTCTGGATGCTgaggagaaagagaagagaGACAAGGAGAAGAAACTGAAGAAG GCCCTGAAGGCAGAAGAGGAGAGAGACAGGTCCTACCAGGAGATCATGAAGCTGGACGAGCGAAAGCGACCGTACAACAGCCTGGCAGCCGACTCTCACGAGGTCACGGAGGAGGAGCTAGAAGCCTTCCGTATCAAACGGGCCAACTACGATGACCCCATGAAAAATATGCTGGGAAACAACTAA
- the LOC118414403 gene encoding delta and Notch-like epidermal growth factor-related receptor, with protein sequence MGACYQFSLHAVSYGDASQSCGAGGGYLADVRKAEQQHLIGNASTTGSDVSLWIGIKVPPVTLTYSDGSSVSDELEWASSQPASPCDLCVLLDSSSNYQAITTPCGEQHNYVCQAEPKPCGQDICHNGGNCSSCFDGSYNFCACLDGFDGKFCEINIDECASSPCQNGGSCTDGVDSFSCECAIGYSGDFCEADIDWCTQGQGYCPFGWICEDMVTHFICHATSNNLKSLYQCDSDTCPNGMTCIAEGPGSFSCRAG encoded by the exons ATGGGTGCCTGCTACCAGTTCTCCCTCCACGCCGTCTCCTATGGTGACGCGTCCCAGTCCTGTGGAGCGGGGGGAGGTTACCTGGCGGATGTCAGGAAGGCCGAGCAGCAGCATCTCATCGGCAACGCCAGCACTACCGGAAGTGACGTCTCCCTCTGGATCGGGATCAAGGTCCCACCAGTGACTCTCACCTACAGCGATGGATCCAGCGTTTCAG ATGAGTTGGAGTGGGCATCAAGTCAGCCTGCCTCGCCATGTGACCTGTGCGTCCTTTTGGACTCAAGCAGCAACTATCAGGCCATAACAACACCCTGTGGGGAGCAGCACAACTATGTCTGTCAAGCTG AACCCAAGCCATGCGGACAGGACATCTGCCACAACGGAGGGAACTGCAGCTCGTGTTTCGATGGGTCTTACAACTTCTGCGCATGCCTAGACGGCTTTGACGGAAAGTTTTGTGAGATAA acattgacgagtgtgccTCTTCTCCGTGTCAAAATGGTGGATCATGTACGGACGGTGTCGACTCCTTCAGCTGTGAATGTGCTATTGGGTACAGCGGAGATTTCTGTGAAGCAG ACATTGACTGGTGCACACAGGGTCAGGGTTACTGTCCCTTCGGTTGGATCTGTGAGGACATGGTCACTCACTTCATCTGCCATG caacaAGCAACAACTTGAAGTCGCTGTACCAGTGCGACAGCGACACCTGTCCCAATGGCATGACCTGCATTGCCGAAGGTCCAGGTTCCTTCTCCTGCAGGGCCGGGTAA
- the LOC118413237 gene encoding protein YIF1B-like isoform X1 codes for MDIPSGYVRQRKSAEQRRRQPRPDYGGGPTPLFDDTSSPSDPATYQGQQQGQGPFYGGMGGQQILSDPMANMAMQYGSSLATQGKDVMEKHIDRFISISKLKYYFAVDTTYVGKKLMLLLFPYMHSNWSIRYNKEEPVAPRYEINAPDLYIPVMAFVTYILVAGYCLGTQNSFSPELLGMQASSALVWLILEIVVITMAMYILSVATDIKTFDLLAFCGYKYVGMIGVLLGGMLFGSMGYYLALAWCSASMFFFLLRTLRLVILPDASHDMANSGGNKSRTYLVLAIAVLQPIFMCWLTRHLLPSQN; via the exons ATGGACATACCGAGCGGTTATGTAAGACAGCGTAAGT CGGCGGAGCAGAGGCGACGCCAGCCCAGACCGGACTACGGCGGCGGGCCCACCCCGCTGTTCGACGACACCAGTTCTCCCAGCGACCCCGCGACCTACCAGGGCCAGCAGCAGGGCCAGGGACCGTTCTACGGGGGGATGGGGGGGCAACAGATCCTGTCGGACCCGATGGCCAACATGGCCATGCAGTACGGGAGTTCCCTCGCCACACAGGGGAAGGACGTCATGGAGAAACAT ATTGACAGATTCATCTCCATATCCAAGTTGAAGTACTACTTTGCTGTGGACACCACGTACGTCGGAAAGAAGTTGATGCTCCTGTTGTTTCCCTACATGCACTCG AACTGGTCCATAAGATACAACAAGGAGGAACCTGTAGCACCTCGATATGAAATCAACGCCCCAGACCTATACATACCAG TCATGGCATTTGTGACTTACATTCTGGTTGCTGGATACTGTCTAGGAACACAAAACAG TTTCTCTCCAGAGTTGCTGGGCATGCAGGCCAGTTCTGCCCTGGTGTGGCTCATCCTGGAGATAGTGGTCATCACCATGGCCATGTACATCTTGAGCGTGGCCACAGACATCAAGACATTCGACCTGCTGGCCTTCTGTGGATATAAATATGTAGG gaTGATTGGTGTTTTGCTAGGAGGAATGTTGTTTGGCTCAATGGGTTATTACCTGGCCCTGGCATGGTGCAGCGCTAGTATGTTCTTCTTTTTG TTACGAACGCTGCGGTTGGTCATCTTGCCGGACGCGTCGCACGACATGGCGAACAGCGGAGGGAACAAGAGCAGAACGTATCTGGTGCTGGCCATCGCCGTGCTCCAACCAATCTTCATGTGCTGGCTGACCAGGCATCTCCTCCCCAGTCAAAACTGA